CAAATTTACTTGCAGCCGAAAAAACCCCAGCAGCGCCAGCAGAAAATGATATTACCCCCGATAAGGCATTGCAAGAGTTATTAGATGGGAATGAAAGATTTGTCAAAGCAAAACGTCGCAATCCCAACCAAAGCCATTCACGTTTAGTTGAAGTTGCCAAAGGTCAAAAGCCCTTTGCCTCTGTTTTAGGATGTGCAGATTCACGAGTGCCTTCAGAGATTGTTTTTGACCAAGGACTTGGAGATTTATTTGTTTGCCGCGTAGCTGGTAATATTGCCACACGAGAAGAAATTGGTAGCCTAGAATTTGGCAGCTTAGTATTAGGCACTAAAGTCATCATGGTAGTGGGACATGAAAGATGTGGTGCGGTAGGTGCTGCTATTAAAGGCGCTCAAGTCCCAGGGCAAATTGGAAGTTTGCTTGAAGCAATTCAACCAAGTGTAGAAAGTACCAAAGGAAAATCAGGAGATAAGTTAGAAAATGTCTGTAAAGCAAATATTTTAGCGCAAGTTGGAAAATTGAAGTCATCGTCAGTTTTATCTGAATTAATCAAGGCAGAAAAACTGAAAATAATTGGTGGTTATTACGATTTAGATACTGGCAGAATCAGTTTAGTAAGTTAGCTTTTTTGTCCTTTGTCATTAGTCATTGGTCATTACTAACGCACAAAGGACAAATAATAAAGGAGAAATAACAAAGGACAAATATAATGTTAAGTGTTTTAATTTGGCTCCCTATTTTAGCCGCCGCTATTATAGCAATATTACCTGTAAGTTTCCCTAATCATCGCATTCGTCTAACAGCATTAATTTTTTCTGGAACAGTTCTTGCCTGGAACCTATTTATCCTGCTAAAATTTGATATCAGCAATCCAACGATGCAATTTAAAGAGTATTTGCCCTGGAATGAAACCCTTGGTTTGAGCTATCAAATAGGTGTTGATGGGCTTTCTATCTTAATGTTGGTGTTAAATAGCCTACTCACCTGGATTTCGATTTATAGCAGCAATAAAGAAACTGAACGCCCCAGGCTATTCTACTCGATGATTTTATTAGTGAGTGGAGGGGTTGCAGGTGCTTTTTTAGCGGAGAATTTGCTGCTCTTCTTCCTATTCTACGAACTAGAATTAATCCCCTTCTACTTACTAATTTCCATTTGGGGAGGGGCAAAACGGGGTTATGCTGGGATTAAATTCCTGATTTATACGGCGGTTTCAGGAGCATTAATTCTGGCGACATTCTTGGGTATGGTGTGGCTGAGTGGTTCTACCAATTTTGCTTTTGATGCAGTCTCTACAGAAAATCTGTCAACAGCAAAACAAATCCTTTTACTAGCAGGAATAGTCTTAGGTTTTGGTATTAAAATTCCCTTGGTTCCCTTCCATACTTGGCTACCCGATGCTTATGTTGAAGCTTCAGCACCAATTGCTATTCTTCTTGGTGGTGTGTTAGCAAAACTGGGAACTTATGGACTGCTACGATTTGGATTGGGTATGTTTCCTCATGCTTGGAGTATTATTGCACCGACTCTGGCAATTTGGGGAGCAATCAGCGCTATCTATGGGGCGGTAATTGCGATCGCTCAAACAGATATCAAGCGCATGGTAGCATACAGTTCCGTCGGTCACATGGGTTATATCTTGCTAGCTGGTGCGGCTAGTACTCCCTTAGCACTCGTTGGTGCAGTCGCCCAAATGTTTAGTCACGGTATCATCCTGGCAATTCTCTTCCACTTGGTGGGAGTCGTGGAAGCCAAAGTTGGCACTCGCGAGTTAGATAAACTCAATGGTTTAATGAGTCCCATACGCGGTTTACCCCTAATTAGCGCCTTACTAGTCTTAAGTGGGATGGCTAGCGCAGGTATTCCCGGTTTAACAGGATTTATCGCGGAATTTATTGTCTTTCAAGGTAGTTTCTCTGCCTTCCCCATCCCGACTATTTTGTGTATAGTGGCTAGTGGATTAACCGCAGTTTATTTTCTCATCCTCCTCAACCGCACCTGTTTTGGCAGACTCGATAACTTTGCCTACTATCCCAAAGTTCTTTGGTCTGAAAAAATCCCAGCTTTAATTTTGGCAGCTTTCATCATCTTTTTGGGAGTACAACCCACTTGGTTAGTACGTTGGAGTGAATCTACAACTACAACAATGGTCGCTGCAATTCCCCCTTTAGAAAAAACCGTAATCTCTGAAGTAGCGCTGAAGTAATAAATTTAGAGAGTTACGCATCGATACAGGAGGAAGAAAGGATGAATTTCACATTAATTCCCAGTGGTCTTGTTTTATTTCGTTTTTTAATATCTCCATTCCTCCTATTAGATGCCTTGGATGGCAAAACCAGTATTTGGTTCATCGTCGGTTTTGTCGCAGCCTTTCTCTCAGATATTTTTGATGGCATTATTGCGCGACGATTAGGTGTCAGCACTGCCCAATTGCGCCAAGCCGATAGTTGGGCTGATGTCTGCCTTTTTAGCTGTATCTTCGTGAGTGCGTGGATAGTTCATCAAGATATTCTCGTTACTTATAGCGTCCCTTTGCTAATGATTGTTTTTGCTCAATTGCTGTGGTGGGTGGTGAATTTAGTGAAATATGGTAAACCCGCTAGCTATCACACCTACTCTGCAAAATTTTGGGGAATCACCCTTTTTATTGCCATTATTGCCTTATTTGGCTTTGATTACGCCGGAGTTGCCTTATGGCTGACTTGTATTGCTGGTACAATTCACAGCGTCGAAGAAATTGCTATGACGCTAATATTGCCAGTTTGGACACATGATGTTTTAAGCATTTTTCATGCCTTGAATATTCGTCAAGAATCACTAACACCAATTACTAAATAATATGACAGCAATTAAAACAGCAATTAAATTACCTCCTTCAACGCACGAATTTGCTGATGTAATTCATCGCTTAGAAGCAGGCGGTGCAATGTTACCCGATACTCCAGAAAATTTGATGCAAATCATCGGTTTATATAAAGCTTATGCTGTACCGATGGATTTTTACTGGCGTGACCTGCTTTATATTGCTGAAAACGAGTTTTTAAACCCGGTTCCTTTCTTTAAATACTTCTTACCCAAAGAATATTTAGAACTGCATAATCACTATGCTGGCGATGATGCCGATTTACGTATTTGGCGCGGCGAAGCTACTGCACATCCAGAACTTTTGGCATTTATGGAAAAGGGTGAAACTTTCAAAATGCCAAAGTTATTGCATCACTTGTTCCACGATCGCATTAACATGGAGTTTGCTGAAGCTTGTATGCGGGCGATGTTATGGCATAGAGGGATGGGTGGACAATTTGACCCTTACCTAGATTCAGACGAATACAAAGCCAACGCTGACCGAGCAATTAAAGCTTATTTCCAACGGAACCCAGTAATGCTGGGGCTTTACAAGCTGTTCCCCGATATGTTTTTGGAACAGTGCCGCCAGATGTCATACTACGCTAATCTGGGCTTATTCTGGGAAGTCATGGCCCCGGTATTCTTTGAAATGTCAGACCGCTATGACGAAGGTACCATTAGCACCGTCCCAGAGGCAATGAGCTTCTTAGTTAATGGTATATTTGCGATCGCAGGTCGTCCCATTTACCATCACGTTTATATTCGTGGCGAATGCTACGAAATTATCCCTAAATCAAAGGGTTTCATGTGGCTATACGAAGCCGCATTACCTTACGTAGAAGCTGTTTTCTACCGTACCGCACCCTTCCGGGGGACAAAATCTTATAATGCTCAAGCGCGTCAAGTACCGGAAGACCAAAAAGATTTTCACTATGGTATTCTTTACGCTGATGTATTTCCAGTCGGTACTGCTGGCATTCCTCCGACATTATTAATGCAAGATATGTTGCATTTTTTGCCACCATATCTTGTTAATTACTACAGCCAACATTGCCGGGGTGAAGAAGATATGTTGATTCAGTTGGGAGTAAGTTTTCAACGGTCAATGTACTGTGTCACTTCTGCGGTAATTCAAGCTTTGCGAACTGCACTTTTATATCCATTAGATGACCAAAATCCCAAGCATTTACAAGCAAATCGAGATTTTTTTGAAATGCAGCTAAATCGCTTTACTCGACCAGACTATAATATTCGTGATGCTGCTCGTTTAGGGAGTATTCAAAAGCAAGATTATAGATAAGAGATCCCCCAACCCCCCTTAAGAAGGGGGGCTTTTTTTTGTGAATTACAATAAGTTTAATTTCTTCAGTGGCAATACTATAAATAAAATTAGACACTCAAATTCCCCTCTTTTTAAGGCTACGGTGTATACACCGTAGCCTTTTTAGGGGGGATCTCAACGCTGTGGGAAAACTCTAAAAAACTTATGTATACACCGTAGCCATAATTCTTATAAACCAGATAATACTCCTGCAATACTCGTCAATTCCATAATTTTCTCAAACTGGAAATTATGAGCCAAATTCTGAATAAAATTGCTCAACGTAGCATTTTCTGAAGGAATTTGTTCAATCAATTCTAAAATTAAGTCATCACTACATTGGGCTGCGGCAGTATACACCTGTTTCACCCATTCAGGCGACATTTCAGACAATAGAGGAACTAAATCTGTAAGCTTCAAGATTGATTCTGTTATTTGTTGGTTTGCATTTTTTATCTGATAGTTATCTTCTTGATAAATATATTTAACTTCTAAATATTCGCTCAATTTTTTTAATAATTCTTCTTCACGGAAAGGCTTGTTAATATAATCATCACAACCAGCTTTGATTGTTGCCTCTCGCTGTTCTTCAAAGGCGTTAGCGGTTAAGGCGATAATAATCGTCTTGCGATTTGGGATTGAAGTTTCTTCTCTAGCTTTAATAATTTTGGTGGCTTCGTAGCCGTCCATAATTGGCATCCGCATATCCATAAAAATTAGGTGTGGTTGCCATTGTTGCCAAAGTGCGATCGCTTCCGTGCCATTTGCCGCTTCCTGGACTGCAAAACCAATAGATGTCAAGATTTTTACTAACACTAAACGGCTGTCTATAGAGTCATCAACCACCAAGATGCGGTATTCGTTTTGAGCAGGTGCTAAACTCAGAACTTGCCGTCTAATTTGTTGGATCTGGATTTCGCTGGCTGCGGCTAGATCAATTTGAATATCAAAGGCAAATGTACTTCCCTCACCAATAATGCTAGTCACGCTAATATCTCCGCCCATTAGTTCCACATATTTGCGGCTAATTGCTAAACCTAGTCCTGTTCCTTGTTGCGATTTTCTACCGGTTTCAGTTTGTCCAAACGCTTCAAACAGTAAGTTAATTTCCTGTGGCGCAATACCGCGACCAGTGTCTGTAACCTCGAAGAAGAGATGAGGAGGATGAGGTAAAATTTTCTCCCCCATATTCTCCATTGCCACCCGTAACATAACTCTTCCAGTATCGGTAAATTTGATTGCATTTCCCAAGAGGTTAAGCAATACTTGACGCAGTTTACTTTCATCAGCTTGGATATACTGCGGAAGGTAAGATGTATATTCAAAATTTAATTCTAAGCCTTTGGAAGTGGCGCGGAAACGCAACATCTCTTCGAGGTTTTCTAAGAGGCGAATTAAGTCAAAACTGTTGAGATTTAATGTTATTCTGCCGGCTTCAATTTTAGACATTTCCAGAATGTCGTTGATTAAGTTGAGGAGATGTTCGCCAGCACGATTGATGATTGCTAGATTTTGCTGATGTTCAGTAGATAAAGCCCGATCGTGGCTCATGATTTGGGTAAAACCGAGGATGGCGTTGAGTGGGGTACGCAGTTCGTGGCTCATGTTGGCGAGGAATTCGCTTTTGGCGCGGTTGGCAGCATCAGCTGTAATCACAGCTTCTTGCAATGCTTGTGACTGCCTTTGAGTCTGCGCCAGTAATTGTGCTTGCTGTAAAGCCACACCCAACTGATTGCCAATTTGAACTACAATGTTGATTTCTCCTGGTTTCCATTGGCGGGAATCAGAATTTTGATAACTCGCTAGTAATCCCCAAATCTGACTACCATATAAAATGGGGACAATGATATAAGCTTTTGCCTGAAAGCGTTCTAAAAGGCTGATGTAAGAGGGATGAAACTCAGCATTGTAAATGTCTGGGACGCAGCGAAAAGTTGCGCCTTGTGCGTAAATGCCATCTTGAATTGCTTGCATATCAGCATCTTCCGCTTGATTATCCCCACTATCCAAAATTTTTGCTAGGCAACGTCCTTGTTGTAAGACACCTTCTGTGAGATTAGGATCGTTGTTATGTTCTTCTATCAGAGAAATCCAACCATTACCCACAGACTCAGAGACGAATTCGCCATTCCATTGAGGATTGAAACGATAAACAACAACCCGATCGCAATTGAGTACTTGCCGTAATTCTTGGGTTGTAGCTGCAAATATAGTCTCTAAATCCAATGTTTGGCGCATCCTTTGAATCACTTGGGCGATCGCTCTTTCCCGTTCTGCACTCTCACGCAGCGCTTCTTCTGCCAATTTTCTCTCGGTAATATCTGTAATCGTACCGATATAACCTTTTATTTCTCCATCATCTCGAAATTCTGGCAAAGCCTGACAAATTACCCAGACAACTGTACTATCATCACACAAAAAGCGATGTTCGTACTTATACATAACTTTAGCAACTCTTGCTTGATTCCATGTCAACAATAGCTGCTCGCGATCGTCTGGATGTACGGCTTTTGTCCAACCGGTTCCCAGAGACTCTTCTAAATTGCATCCACTAATCTCACTCCAGCGTTGATTAAAATATAAGACATTACCATCCACATCAGTGTGAAATATACAAGCTGGGGAGGTTTCTGCTAGCAGTTGATATCGCTGCCGACCTGTTTGTAAAGCTAATTCTGCCAGTTTAGCATCGTTGATGTCTGTCCAATAACCGACACATTCTATAGGATTTCCAGTTTCGTCACGAATTAACCTCATCTTTTCGT
The Nostoc punctiforme PCC 73102 genome window above contains:
- a CDS encoding carbonic anhydrase, whose translation is MSIQHPKINLSRRSLFKFGAGAIGTGVLTVGLGSNLLAAEKTPAAPAENDITPDKALQELLDGNERFVKAKRRNPNQSHSRLVEVAKGQKPFASVLGCADSRVPSEIVFDQGLGDLFVCRVAGNIATREEIGSLEFGSLVLGTKVIMVVGHERCGAVGAAIKGAQVPGQIGSLLEAIQPSVESTKGKSGDKLENVCKANILAQVGKLKSSSVLSELIKAEKLKIIGGYYDLDTGRISLVS
- a CDS encoding CO2 hydration protein — encoded protein: MTAIKTAIKLPPSTHEFADVIHRLEAGGAMLPDTPENLMQIIGLYKAYAVPMDFYWRDLLYIAENEFLNPVPFFKYFLPKEYLELHNHYAGDDADLRIWRGEATAHPELLAFMEKGETFKMPKLLHHLFHDRINMEFAEACMRAMLWHRGMGGQFDPYLDSDEYKANADRAIKAYFQRNPVMLGLYKLFPDMFLEQCRQMSYYANLGLFWEVMAPVFFEMSDRYDEGTISTVPEAMSFLVNGIFAIAGRPIYHHVYIRGECYEIIPKSKGFMWLYEAALPYVEAVFYRTAPFRGTKSYNAQARQVPEDQKDFHYGILYADVFPVGTAGIPPTLLMQDMLHFLPPYLVNYYSQHCRGEEDMLIQLGVSFQRSMYCVTSAVIQALRTALLYPLDDQNPKHLQANRDFFEMQLNRFTRPDYNIRDAARLGSIQKQDYR
- a CDS encoding CDP-alcohol phosphatidyltransferase family protein encodes the protein MNFTLIPSGLVLFRFLISPFLLLDALDGKTSIWFIVGFVAAFLSDIFDGIIARRLGVSTAQLRQADSWADVCLFSCIFVSAWIVHQDILVTYSVPLLMIVFAQLLWWVVNLVKYGKPASYHTYSAKFWGITLFIAIIALFGFDYAGVALWLTCIAGTIHSVEEIAMTLILPVWTHDVLSIFHALNIRQESLTPITK
- a CDS encoding NADH-quinone oxidoreductase subunit M; protein product: MLSVLIWLPILAAAIIAILPVSFPNHRIRLTALIFSGTVLAWNLFILLKFDISNPTMQFKEYLPWNETLGLSYQIGVDGLSILMLVLNSLLTWISIYSSNKETERPRLFYSMILLVSGGVAGAFLAENLLLFFLFYELELIPFYLLISIWGGAKRGYAGIKFLIYTAVSGALILATFLGMVWLSGSTNFAFDAVSTENLSTAKQILLLAGIVLGFGIKIPLVPFHTWLPDAYVEASAPIAILLGGVLAKLGTYGLLRFGLGMFPHAWSIIAPTLAIWGAISAIYGAVIAIAQTDIKRMVAYSSVGHMGYILLAGAASTPLALVGAVAQMFSHGIILAILFHLVGVVEAKVGTRELDKLNGLMSPIRGLPLISALLVLSGMASAGIPGLTGFIAEFIVFQGSFSAFPIPTILCIVASGLTAVYFLILLNRTCFGRLDNFAYYPKVLWSEKIPALILAAFIIFLGVQPTWLVRWSESTTTTMVAAIPPLEKTVISEVALK